A DNA window from Vigna angularis cultivar LongXiaoDou No.4 chromosome 1, ASM1680809v1, whole genome shotgun sequence contains the following coding sequences:
- the LOC128195051 gene encoding uncharacterized protein LOC128195051 isoform X1, with amino-acid sequence MPVYTHVLDSLFPIEHIDIPDVNYPCTNLDLYDSLEDAADDLEIGKKIFNKQKQVYSEPEIPITLPDLPIHLNACDLLHIDSIRFMIETDTDLIDNSKIFYSVLAIEPIGINVVLNVHDCRDEILNDNSLELTFDSADDAYVNIDFEVETVQSDNFIEFGLNFYLTQFSENFECDCESGSCSICTKINFVMQPDSKVQTDATNCELDLCAELKKARNAENIKATLWEERSAEKLGEVSIPVSHTQQLPVEGELLMQQFAWRRKKKHLALDDKVVLMKQFLLKTSFLDAMVENISLIVQNWQLPP; translated from the coding sequence ATGCCTGTGTACACTCATGTTTTGGATTCATTATTCCCTATAGAGCACATTGACATACCTGATGTTAACTATCCTTGCACTAATCTTGATTTATATGATAGCCTTGAGGATGCAGCTGATGACTTGGAGAttggtaagaaaattttcaataagcAAAAACAGGTTTATTCTGAACCTGAGATTCCAATCACTTTACCTGATTTGCCTATACATTTAAATGCCTGTGATTTGCTGCACATTGATTCTATAAGGTTTATGATTGAAACTGATACAGATTTGATTGAcaattctaaaattttttattcagtATTAGCCATTGAACCCATTGGTATAAATGTTGTTTTGAATGTACATGATTGTCgtgatgaaattttgaatgaTAATAGCCTTGAACTGACCTTTGATTCTGCTGATGATGCATAtgtcaatattgattttgaggTAGAAACAGTGCAATCTGATAACTTTATAGAGTTCGGGCTGAACTTTTATCTAACACAGTTTTCTGagaattttgaatgtgattgtgaaTCTGGTTCTTGCTCCATTTGTACTAAGATAAATTTTGTGATGCAACCAGATTCCAAAGTCCAAACAGATGCTACTAACTGTGAACTTGATCTTTGTGCAGAATTAAAGAAAGCAAGGAATGCTGAAAACATTAAGGCAACTCTTTGGGAGGAAAGAAGTGCAGAAAAGCTCGGAGAGGTCTCTATTCCAGTGTCACACACTCAACAACTGCCAGTGGAAGGAGAGCTACTAATGCAACAGTTTGcttggagaagaaagaagaaacatctTGCTTTGGATGATAAGGTAGTACTGATGAAACAGTTCCTCCTCAAAACTTCCTTCCTTGATGCAATGGTGGAGAACATCTCCCtgatagtccaaaattggcaacttcCACCCTGA